The following are from one region of the Fusarium verticillioides 7600 chromosome 1, whole genome shotgun sequence genome:
- a CDS encoding AGC/RSK/RSKP70 protein kinase (At least one base has a quality score < 10) has protein sequence MISQAPAAVTTVRGFQTTPATSGDEDSDHGHSEAPTPRRKTPGRNLIVNDVVSANCSPTFRAHPSPAMSGIAKLRMQMEPLSLDGGSPCHSMSRAGSQQGLALEFRKQMISRTHSREDVRSEAGSEISDSSISYEVNLEHDFASESVRERSGYLETLEGGLTPNRKMTSEDFEQLRCLGKGTYGTVLLVKQRATGRLYAQKQFKKASLVVHKKLVEQTKTERQILESVNRHPFVVKLFYAFQDQEQLYLILEYGQGGELFTHLNTEKMFSEDVAAFYMAEMLLAISHLHNDLGVVYRDLKPENCLLDAEGHLLLTDFGLSKVSIDQNESCNSMLGTVEYMAPEVVLGKKYGKAVDWWSFGALGYDLMTGNPPFRGQNHAKIQNNIVKQKLVLPYFLSPDAKDLLTRLLRKDPSKRLGAAMPKDLATMKSHRFFRKIDWKKLAERELEPPIQPMITDPELAENFAPEFTELSISPVLPNKEAWPRSLPKDELFGGFSFVASSSLLNEDRFAAFAHS, from the coding sequence ATGATAAGCCAGGCACCTGCCGCGGTCACTACCGTCCGCGGGTTCCAGACTACACCTGCTACTTCAGGCGACGAAGACTCCGACCACGGACACAGCGAGGCCCCTACTCCGCGGCGCAAGACTCCCGGCCGAAACCTCAttgtcaatgatgttgtGAGCGCCAACTGCAGCCCTACCTTCCGCGCCCATCCCTCGCCCGCCATGTCGGGCATCGCCAAACTGCGCATGCAGATGGAGCCTCTGAGCCTTGATGGAGGGTCCCCATGCCACTCCATGAGTCGTGCTGGAAGTCAACAGGGTCTGGCGCTCGAGTTTCGAAAGCAAATGATCAGCCGTACGCACAGTCGAGAGGATGTTCGCAGCGAGGCTGGTAGCGAGATTTCAGACAGCTCTATTAGTTACGAGGTTAACCTCGAGCACGATTTTGCTAGCGAGAGTGTTCGGGAGCGTAGTGGATATCTCGAAACCCTAGAGGGCGGCCTTACGCCAAACCGTAAGATGACGTCGGAGGACTTTGAACAGCTGCGATGTCTTGGCAAGGGTACCTATGGTACTGTATTGCTCGTCAAGCAACGTGCGACTGGGAGACTCTACGCTCAGAAGCAATTCAAAAAGGCCTCGCTTGTCGTCCACAAGAAGCTCGTTGAGCAGACCAAGACTGAGCGACAGATTCTTGAGTCCGTCAACAGGCATCCATTTGTTGTCAAGCTGTTCTATGccttccaagaccaagagcaACTCTACCTCATTCTTGAATACGGACAGGGCGGTGAGCTCTTcacccatctcaacaccgAAAAGATGTTCTCCGAGGATGTGGCCGCATTCTACATGGCGGAGATGCTTCTAGCCATCTCACACCTTCACAACGATCTCGGCGTGGTCTACCGCGATCTCAAGCCGGAAAACTGCCTTTTAGATGCTGAAGGCCACCTCCTCCTGACTGACTTTGGTCTTTCCAAGGTCTCAATCGACCAGAATGAGAGCTGCAACTCGATGCTGGGAACTGTCGAGTACATGGCGCCCGAGGTGGTCCTTGGAAAGAAGTATGGAAAGGCAGTCGACTGGTGGTCGTTTGGAGCCCTCGGATATGACCTAATGACTGGAAATCCACCTTTCCGCGGCCAAAACCACGCCAAGATCCAaaacaacatcgtcaagcaGAAACTGGTTCTTCCTTATTTCCTGAGCCCTGATGCTAAAGACCTGCTCACCCGACTTCTTCGCAAGGACCCCAGCAAGCGTCTCGGTGCCGCGATGCCCAAGGATctggcgacgatgaagagtcaCCGGTTCTTTCGCAAAattgactggaagaagctggcgGAGCGCGAGCTTGAGCCACCAATCCAGCCCATGATCACGGATCCTGAGCTAGCCGAGAACTTCGCCCCAGAGTTTACGGAGCTGTCCATCAGCCCGGTGCTGCCAAACAAGGAGGCCTGGCCTCGAAGTCTCCCTAAGGATGAGCTCTTTGGAGGATTTAGTTTTGTTGCATCTTCAAGCCTGTTGAATGAAGATCGATTTGCCGCTTTTGCCCACAGCTGA
- a CDS encoding serine/threonine-protein kinase PRP4 has translation MMHPSRQAYVEDAEPQGIALEDVPDDHDYDIPMGGTGVPSEKASAILSQFNRKRLAATIAVPTDDTRVRAKLREMGEPVTLFGEALVDRRDRLRELLTIQAEMTGLENGDITMEDAGDQDQEEEQEEEFYSRGGPELLQARLKLAEYSLPRAKKRVRFQKAESTIPLRTQVKFRKQVKERLQAFELQGSQTVGERHVSMTRISPNGELVAVGNWGGQVKLVEIPSLNQKTTFRGHTNKISGLSWFPGSTLPEHNVSPDAVNLASGGAEGSIHLWSLNQDTPLSTLEGHSQRVCRIEFHPSGRYLASASEDTSWRLWDVETTAEVLLQEGHSRGVYAVSFNTDGSLLASAGLDSIGRIWDLRSGRTVMILDGHLDGHIKPIHALDWSSDGHRVLSGSADGWIKCWDVRKVQRTGGIGAHTSAVSDMRWFKGLDDPLTGVPPGVDEKGAQLPKKSGTFFVSSGFDRNVKIFSADDWTLVQTLSGHTGPVASVDYSRDGKWIVSGGHDRTVKLWGRNDGEGV, from the coding sequence atgatgcaCCCATCACGGCAGGCGTACGTCGAGGATGCCGAGCCTCAAGGAATCGCATTAGAAGATGTCCCCGATGATCATGACTACGATATTCCAATGGGCGGAACAGGTGTTCCTTCTGAAAAGGCTTCCGCAATCCTCAGTCAATTCAATCGCAAACGCCTAGCAGCAACGATAGCAGTCCCTACCGATGATACTCGAGTCCGCGCGAAGCTTCGGGAGATGGGTGAACCAGTCACGCTATTCGGAGAGGCACTTGTTGATCGTCGGGATCGACTACGGGAACTTCTTACCATCCAGGCAGAGATGACAGGGTTGGAGAATGGTGATATCACAATGGAGGACGCTGGAGACCAGGAtcaagaggaggaacaggaggaggagttttACTCAAGAGGTGGGCCTGAACTTCTACAGGCGCGGTTAAAGCTTGCTGAATACTCTCTGCCGCGAGCCAAGAAGAGGGTTCGATTTCAGAAAGCTGAATCTACGATCCCTCTACGCACCCAAGTCAAGTTTCGCAAACAAGTCAAGGAGAGATTACAAGCATTTGAGCTCCAGGGCAGTCAGACGGTTGGCGAACGTCATGTCAGCATGACTCGCATATCTCCCAACGGCGAGTTGGTCGCTGTAGGCAACTGGGGTGGGCAAGTCAAACTGGTCGAAATACCAAGCTTGAACCAAAAGACAACCTTCCGCGGTCACACCAACAAGATTAGCGGTTTATCTTGGTTTCCCGGATCTACCTTGCCAGAACACAACGTTTCCCCTGACGCCGTCAACCTTGCGTCAGGCGGTGCTGAGGGTTCGATTCATTTATGGTCTCTGAACCAAGATACTCCCCTGTCCACACTTGAAGGACATTCACAGCGAGTGTGTCGTATCGAGTTCCATCCCTCTGGACGTTATCTGGCCTCTGCTTCTGAGGATACTTCGTGGCGCCTCTGGGATGTCGAAACAACTGCAGAGGTTCTCCTTCAAGAAGGCCACTCAAGAGGTGTCTACGCTGTCAGTTTTAACACTGACGGATCCTTACTTGCGAGTGCTGGTCTGGACAGCATAGGTAGAATCTGGGACTTGCGTTCCGGACGTACCGTTATGATCCTGGATGGACATCTGGACGGACACATAAAACCCATCCATGCGCTGGACTGGAGCTCTGATGGACACAGGGTACTATCTGGCTCAGCTGATGGCTGGATCAAGTGTTGGGATGTTCGAAAGGTGCAAAGGACAGGCGGTATTGGTGCGCACACCAGTGCTGTCTCTGATATGCGTTGGTTCAAAGGTCTCGACGACCCTCTCACTGGTGTTCCACCTGGTgtggatgagaagggcgCGCAGCTACCTAAAAAGTCGGGCACCTTCTTCGTGTCAAGCGGCTTTGATAGAAatgtcaagatcttctcggcAGACGACTGGACACTAGTGCAGACGCTCAGCGGCCATACAGGCCCAGTTGCCAGCGTCGACTATAGCAGGG